A portion of the Candidatus Neomarinimicrobiota bacterium genome contains these proteins:
- the prs gene encoding ribose-phosphate diphosphokinase, with product PRVPISARLFLDTFETVGASRIITMDLHSPQIQGFVNIPFDHLYSRLVLLERLKREQLTFDNGVVLSPDMGSARMGQAYARYLDLGFALIDKRRPAPNRVEVVHLVGNLQDRHVLIIDDMVDTAGTLVSAAESAKEHGALSVTAVATHGLFSGPAVERLLSAPIDRIIATDTIDIKATGLRDKLEIISVAGVFADSIRRITEGRSLSSLFELED from the coding sequence CCCCGCGTGCCCATTTCCGCCCGCCTGTTTCTGGACACCTTCGAGACAGTAGGTGCCAGCCGGATCATCACCATGGACCTGCACTCGCCGCAGATCCAGGGCTTTGTGAATATACCTTTCGACCACCTATACTCACGCCTCGTACTGCTGGAGCGGCTGAAGCGGGAGCAGCTGACCTTCGATAACGGTGTGGTCCTCAGCCCTGATATGGGCAGCGCACGCATGGGCCAGGCCTACGCCCGCTATCTGGACTTGGGCTTTGCCCTGATTGACAAGCGGCGACCGGCCCCCAATCGGGTGGAAGTGGTGCACCTGGTGGGTAACCTGCAGGACCGCCACGTGCTCATCATCGACGACATGGTGGATACGGCGGGTACGCTGGTGAGCGCTGCCGAGAGCGCCAAGGAGCACGGAGCCCTGTCGGTAACGGCGGTGGCTACCCACGGGCTGTTTTCCGGACCGGCGGTGGAGCGCCTGCTAAGTGCGCCTATCGACCGCATCATCGCCACCGATACCATTGATATTAAAGCGACGGGCCTACGGGACAAACTGGAGATCATATCCGTGGCCGGGGTGTTTGCCGACTCGATCCGGCGAATTACGGAGGGCCGATCGCTGAGTTCCCTGTTCGAATTGGAGGACTGA
- a CDS encoding single-stranded DNA-binding protein, protein MDLRMPDLNMILLAGNLTNDPKYSETKNGTPVVNFYMASNKRFKDRNGMIKEDVCFVGIVAWDNLAISCRDNLSKGSSVFVTGELQSRKLFTDGGAGRNVVEIKAKKIQFLDAHRVPIDDLGANAQNVTVGDSELASQNH, encoded by the coding sequence ATGGATTTGAGAATGCCCGATCTGAACATGATTTTGCTGGCGGGAAACCTGACGAATGATCCCAAGTATTCTGAAACCAAAAACGGAACTCCCGTGGTGAATTTTTACATGGCCTCTAACAAACGCTTCAAGGACCGCAACGGGATGATCAAGGAAGACGTCTGCTTTGTGGGGATCGTGGCATGGGACAACCTGGCCATCAGCTGCCGCGACAATTTGAGCAAAGGCAGCAGCGTATTTGTGACTGGCGAGCTGCAGAGCCGCAAGCTGTTTACGGATGGAGGTGCCGGGCGCAATGTTGTGGAAATCAAGGCAAAGAAAATTCAGTTTTTGGATGCCCATCGGGTGCCGATAGATGATCTGGGGGCCAATGCCCAGAACGTTACCGTTGGGGATTCGGAACTGGCATCACAGAACCACTAA
- a CDS encoding 50S ribosomal protein L25, translating to MSSQEYKIEVFPREEISGPGLRQLRVEGFVPGIFYALDQPESIPFKVDMKELKLALQSEALIYHISVGGKKRNVLIKEIQYHYVSDEIIHVDFQGVRMDAIVEVGVPIHALGRPVGVKDEGGQLHMALLEILLRCRVSDIPAHIEIDISELHIGDAIHAGDLEIGDAELVTPSDTAVLSVARPRAIEEEALEAEEEVEEFLFDEEAEGEAGAKPADADEAEASKE from the coding sequence ATGTCCAGCCAGGAATACAAAATTGAAGTTTTTCCCCGTGAGGAGATCTCCGGGCCCGGTTTGCGCCAGCTCAGGGTGGAGGGATTCGTGCCGGGCATTTTCTACGCCCTTGACCAGCCGGAGTCCATCCCCTTCAAAGTCGACATGAAGGAGCTCAAGCTGGCGCTGCAGAGCGAAGCCCTGATTTACCACATCAGTGTGGGGGGCAAAAAGCGTAATGTGCTGATTAAGGAGATCCAATACCACTACGTCAGCGACGAGATTATTCACGTCGATTTTCAGGGCGTACGCATGGATGCGATCGTTGAAGTGGGCGTACCCATCCACGCGCTGGGGCGTCCGGTGGGGGTCAAGGACGAAGGGGGCCAGCTGCATATGGCGCTGTTGGAGATTCTACTCCGTTGTCGCGTGAGCGATATCCCTGCGCACATTGAGATTGACATCAGCGAGCTGCACATCGGCGACGCCATCCATGCCGGTGATCTGGAGATTGGCGACGCCGAGCTCGTGACGCCTTCTGATACTGCCGTGCTTTCAGTCGCCAGACCGCGGGCTATCGAGGAAGAAGCGCTGGAAGCCGAGGAGGAGGTCGAGGAGTTCCTCTTTGATGAGGAGGCGGAGGGCGAGGCCGGTGCGAAGCCTGCTGATGCTGATGAAGCAGAAGCCTCCAAAGAGTAG
- a CDS encoding aminoacyl-tRNA hydrolase, with protein MQLIVGLGNPGPRYATTRHNFGFWVVDALAQQWRLAFKPGTGEYVCVVRSDGALAVIKPIAFMNDSGGPVSAALAFFGAAQTDMLVVSDDIDLPLGSMRFRARGSAGGHKGLAAVIFALESDEFPRLRLGIATDVQMRPSEKYVLEPFRSRDEPLVKATLRRALDGIHTYLQQGVDEAMTRFNPAPMGEPGAKLKETSSR; from the coding sequence GTGCAACTCATTGTCGGCCTTGGCAACCCCGGTCCCCGCTACGCCACTACCCGGCACAACTTTGGCTTCTGGGTTGTGGACGCGCTGGCGCAGCAGTGGCGTCTGGCATTCAAGCCGGGTACGGGCGAGTACGTGTGCGTGGTGCGTAGCGACGGCGCTTTGGCGGTGATCAAGCCGATAGCATTCATGAACGACAGCGGTGGGCCGGTTAGCGCTGCGCTGGCTTTTTTCGGGGCTGCTCAGACGGATATGCTGGTGGTGAGCGACGACATCGATCTGCCCCTGGGAAGCATGCGTTTCCGTGCGCGCGGCAGCGCCGGAGGACACAAGGGGCTGGCCGCCGTCATTTTCGCGCTGGAATCGGACGAGTTCCCGAGACTGCGGCTGGGCATTGCCACCGATGTCCAGATGCGCCCCAGCGAAAAGTATGTGCTGGAGCCGTTTCGATCCCGGGATGAGCCCCTGGTGAAAGCAACGCTGCGGCGGGCGCTCGACGGGATCCACACCTATCTGCAGCAGGGCGTTGATGAGGCGATGACCCGCTTCAATCCGGCACCGATGGGCGAGCCAGGCGCCAAGCTCAAGGAGACCTCGTCCCGTTGA
- a CDS encoding sodium-translocating pyrophosphatase: MNFIPTIILPIGLLALLFAYWKSRWVARQDPGSERMREIGGAIREGAMAFIKAEYRIMALFVVAVGVLLFFLNRDRGPGLGLVAASFGVGASCSALAGYIGLRVATLANHRTTHAAATSLGKALELAFTGGSVMGLSVVGLGVIGLAGLFYLYEPMYTGLPQTMEVLSGFALGASSIALFARVGGGIYTKAADIGADLVGKLEAGIPEDDPRNPATIADNVGDNVGDVAGMGADLFESYVGSIIGAMVLGSVAITAGGADTAQLVMIPLFLAVAGTLASMLGTFTVRVREGGNPQVGLNAGVLTAGLLTLVATWFITRWQLPEAVMLGSKSVSGTAVFASAITGLIAGALVGLSTEYFTAENRGPVQHIARQSETGAATNLIAGLATGMYSTVAPVLLIATAIVVSHAYSGLYGIAIAALGMLSTTGIQLAVDAYGPIADNAGGIAEMSQQPPEVRQRTDRLDAVGNTTAAIGKGFAIGSAALTALALFAAFTRVVGLESIDVSEPIIMAGVLIGAMLPFLFSSLALQAVGAAAFEMIAEVRRQFREVPGLLEGTALPDYGACVSISTNAALRKMIAPGLLAIFAPVLVGFLASPSMLAGLLTGITTSGVLMALFMSNAGGAWDNAKKHIEAGAFGGKGSDAHKAAVTGDTVGDPFKDTAGPSLNILIKLTAVVSLVIAPLIK; this comes from the coding sequence TTGAATTTCATCCCCACCATCATATTGCCCATTGGCCTGCTGGCCCTGCTGTTCGCCTACTGGAAATCCCGCTGGGTGGCGCGGCAAGACCCGGGATCAGAGCGGATGCGCGAAATCGGTGGCGCTATCCGTGAGGGGGCCATGGCCTTTATCAAGGCAGAATACAGGATCATGGCCCTATTTGTGGTGGCCGTGGGAGTGCTGCTTTTCTTTTTGAATCGGGACCGCGGCCCGGGACTTGGGCTGGTGGCGGCATCGTTCGGGGTGGGCGCCAGCTGCTCGGCGCTGGCGGGCTACATCGGGCTGCGGGTGGCGACCCTGGCCAACCACCGCACCACCCACGCAGCGGCCACTAGCCTGGGTAAAGCGTTAGAGCTGGCATTTACCGGTGGCTCGGTGATGGGGCTGAGCGTAGTGGGTCTGGGCGTCATCGGTCTGGCCGGTCTCTTTTACCTCTACGAGCCTATGTACACGGGTCTCCCCCAAACGATGGAGGTGCTGTCGGGTTTTGCCCTGGGTGCATCGTCCATCGCCCTGTTTGCCCGCGTTGGAGGGGGCATCTACACCAAGGCCGCAGATATCGGGGCCGATCTGGTGGGTAAGCTGGAGGCGGGCATCCCGGAAGACGACCCCCGCAACCCGGCGACGATTGCCGATAACGTGGGCGACAATGTGGGCGACGTGGCCGGGATGGGCGCCGACCTCTTCGAGTCCTATGTGGGGTCCATCATCGGCGCCATGGTGCTTGGCTCGGTAGCGATCACCGCCGGGGGCGCGGACACGGCCCAACTGGTGATGATACCCCTATTCCTGGCCGTGGCGGGTACGCTGGCATCCATGTTGGGTACCTTTACCGTGCGCGTTCGTGAGGGGGGCAACCCACAGGTTGGCCTGAACGCGGGCGTTCTGACAGCCGGCCTGCTCACCCTCGTGGCCACCTGGTTCATCACCCGCTGGCAGCTGCCCGAGGCCGTCATGCTGGGGAGCAAGTCTGTTTCCGGCACAGCGGTGTTCGCTTCAGCCATCACGGGGCTGATAGCCGGCGCGCTGGTGGGGCTCTCGACCGAGTATTTCACGGCCGAAAACCGTGGCCCGGTCCAACATATCGCCCGGCAATCTGAAACGGGGGCCGCCACCAATCTCATTGCCGGGCTGGCCACAGGTATGTACTCGACCGTGGCGCCGGTCCTGCTTATCGCTACTGCCATCGTCGTGAGCCACGCTTACAGCGGCCTCTACGGCATCGCTATCGCGGCTCTGGGCATGCTCTCCACGACGGGCATACAGCTGGCGGTGGACGCCTACGGTCCCATCGCCGATAATGCCGGCGGCATTGCCGAGATGTCGCAGCAGCCGCCCGAGGTTCGTCAGCGCACAGACCGCCTTGACGCGGTGGGCAATACCACCGCCGCCATCGGGAAGGGTTTTGCTATCGGGTCGGCGGCATTGACCGCTCTGGCTCTGTTTGCGGCTTTCACCCGGGTTGTGGGGCTCGAAAGTATAGACGTCAGTGAGCCCATCATCATGGCTGGCGTGCTGATTGGCGCCATGCTGCCGTTCCTGTTTTCCAGCCTGGCCCTGCAGGCGGTGGGGGCGGCCGCCTTTGAGATGATTGCGGAAGTGCGCCGGCAATTTCGCGAGGTGCCCGGGTTGTTGGAAGGCACCGCCCTCCCGGATTATGGTGCCTGCGTGAGCATCTCCACTAACGCGGCGCTGAGAAAGATGATTGCACCCGGCCTGCTGGCCATATTCGCGCCGGTACTGGTGGGCTTTCTGGCCTCGCCCAGTATGCTCGCTGGGCTCCTGACCGGTATTACCACCTCGGGTGTGCTCATGGCCCTATTCATGTCCAACGCCGGAGGAGCCTGGGACAACGCCAAGAAGCACATCGAAGCGGGTGCCTTCGGCGGCAAGGGTTCGGACGCCCATAAGGCCGCTGTCACTGGCGATACCGTGGGTGATCCCTTCAAGGATACGGCCGGGCCATCACTCAATATCTTGATTAAGCTAACAGCGGTAGTATCGCTCGTTATAGCGCCACTCATCAAATAA
- a CDS encoding 30S ribosomal protein S18, with amino-acid sequence MAFMSRRKVCKFCENRDQRIDYKDARTLRRFVTEQGKIIPRRITGVCARHQRELTQAIKRARNMALIHYTLDVTQS; translated from the coding sequence ATGGCCTTCATGAGTCGCAGAAAAGTTTGCAAGTTTTGCGAGAACCGTGATCAGCGCATCGATTACAAGGATGCGCGTACCCTGCGCCGGTTCGTGACCGAGCAGGGCAAAATCATTCCGCGCCGCATCACGGGTGTCTGTGCGCGGCATCAGCGGGAGCTCACCCAGGCGATCAAGCGGGCCAGGAATATGGCCCTGATACACTATACCCTGGACGTGACCCAGAGCTAG
- a CDS encoding class I SAM-dependent methyltransferase — translation MLSFLPDEIEAYCRQQTSQEDPIYRDLTSYTQANTETPQMLAGYMVGAVLQLLARTLGARRVLEVGAFTGYSTLKLAEALPDNGEVHTCEINPQYAGIVDDFAARVPWGKKITIHIGPASETIEQLQAPFDLAFIDADKENYRSYYQACKALLRTGGVIVLDNALWSGRVLSPDDAPSRAIAETNTFITADPDVSNVLLPVRDGLMVAYKL, via the coding sequence ATGCTGAGCTTCCTCCCCGACGAAATTGAGGCCTACTGCCGCCAGCAGACCTCACAGGAGGACCCCATCTACCGGGATCTCACCAGCTACACCCAGGCCAACACCGAGACGCCGCAAATGCTGGCGGGCTACATGGTGGGAGCGGTGCTGCAGCTGTTGGCCCGCACTCTGGGGGCCAGGCGGGTGCTGGAAGTGGGTGCGTTCACCGGCTACAGCACCCTGAAGCTGGCCGAAGCGCTCCCCGACAACGGCGAAGTGCACACCTGCGAGATCAACCCACAGTATGCGGGCATCGTGGACGATTTTGCTGCCCGTGTGCCGTGGGGCAAGAAAATCACCATCCACATCGGACCGGCGAGCGAGACCATCGAACAGCTGCAGGCCCCGTTTGATCTGGCATTTATCGACGCCGACAAGGAGAATTACCGCTCCTACTACCAGGCCTGCAAGGCCCTTCTGCGCACTGGCGGTGTTATCGTGCTCGACAACGCCCTATGGAGCGGCCGCGTTCTGAGTCCCGACGATGCCCCCTCCCGGGCCATCGCCGAGACCAACACCTTTATCACTGCCGATCCCGATGTGAGCAACGTCCTGTTGCCGGTCCGTGACGGTCTTATGGTCGCCTATAAACTATGA
- the priA gene encoding primosomal protein N': MYAQVVLPLSSYKSFTYRIPTQIQEKIEAGTFVSVPFRNSRTTGVVIDVQPNTSYRGRIKPIRGVHGDFASLPRDLWDTLKWVSRYYFTPLGMVLKSALPLGFSDAATEGMQAVVRVTDEGRQALAVWAGRAPAQRAVLAQLVKEPEAVAVSALAAITTRPWPVCRRLEERGWVEVVMRRPVSDPTKVWRSAPAKTVELTEEQQRVVNAMSAAGAAGEFAPFLLRGVTGSGKTEAYLAAAQEVLSRGGSVLVLVPEIALTPQVAQRFRTTFGERVALWHSRLSRSERAWTWQELLKGRFSVVVGARSALFVPLPQLRLLIVDEEQEGSYKQEDPAPRYHARDVALIRGKFARAVVLLTSATPSTESYYNGLLNKFASLELKQRYGGAVYPKVSVVDMKVERQRSENYDLIISGPLEAAIADRLKRKEQVILLQNRRGYAPVIGCNDCGYTETCPHCAVLFTYHKSSGRLTCHFCGATAPGPEVCPDCGSPHIYLHGVGTEKVQERVQQLFPQARILRLDADTTRRRGAIYEQLESFAAGERDILVGTQMIAKGLDFENVTLVGVVNGDTALFLPDFRAGERTFQLVYQVCGRAGRRREKPGEAIIQTDHPDDIIIKAAARLDVRRFYNQVMAERKELLYPPFSRLVRLLLQGKREAQVWQRARDLRSRLTPLPGGISLLGPASAPYERLRGVWRVHLLLKSSRATDPGGKRLHQLVASRIPQSWLERSHQGVRLKLDVDPVALL; this comes from the coding sequence GTGTACGCCCAAGTCGTCCTGCCACTGTCCAGCTACAAGTCCTTCACGTACAGGATACCCACCCAAATCCAGGAGAAAATAGAGGCCGGAACCTTCGTGTCGGTGCCGTTTCGCAACTCGCGAACCACAGGTGTGGTCATCGACGTGCAACCGAACACCAGTTACCGTGGCCGGATCAAGCCCATTCGCGGCGTGCACGGTGACTTTGCCAGCCTGCCCAGGGACCTGTGGGACACGCTGAAGTGGGTGAGTCGCTACTATTTCACGCCGCTGGGCATGGTGCTCAAGAGTGCCCTGCCGCTTGGATTCTCAGATGCGGCGACAGAGGGCATGCAGGCGGTGGTCAGGGTGACGGATGAGGGACGGCAGGCGCTGGCAGTGTGGGCTGGCCGGGCGCCTGCTCAGCGGGCGGTGCTCGCCCAACTGGTCAAGGAGCCTGAGGCTGTGGCCGTGTCAGCCCTCGCTGCAATCACGACGCGCCCGTGGCCGGTTTGCCGGCGGCTCGAGGAACGCGGCTGGGTGGAGGTGGTCATGCGCAGGCCCGTTTCCGACCCAACCAAGGTGTGGCGATCAGCGCCGGCCAAGACTGTGGAGCTGACGGAGGAACAGCAACGGGTCGTGAACGCCATGTCAGCGGCTGGAGCGGCGGGTGAGTTTGCACCCTTTCTTCTGCGCGGCGTAACGGGCAGCGGGAAAACAGAGGCCTATCTGGCTGCGGCGCAGGAGGTGCTGTCCCGGGGCGGATCGGTGCTTGTGCTGGTGCCGGAGATTGCCCTTACGCCGCAGGTGGCCCAGCGGTTCCGTACAACCTTTGGTGAGCGCGTGGCCCTCTGGCACAGCCGGCTGTCCCGGTCGGAGCGTGCCTGGACGTGGCAAGAGCTGCTCAAGGGGCGCTTCTCGGTGGTGGTTGGGGCCCGGAGCGCCCTGTTTGTTCCGCTGCCGCAGCTGCGGCTGCTCATCGTGGATGAGGAACAGGAGGGCAGCTACAAGCAGGAAGACCCTGCGCCGCGCTACCACGCCCGCGATGTGGCCCTGATCAGGGGAAAATTCGCGCGGGCCGTTGTGCTGCTCACCAGTGCAACACCGAGCACAGAGTCGTATTATAATGGCCTGCTGAATAAATTTGCCAGCCTGGAGCTGAAGCAGCGCTACGGGGGTGCGGTGTACCCCAAAGTGAGCGTCGTCGATATGAAGGTGGAGCGACAGCGGAGCGAGAATTACGATCTCATTATCTCGGGGCCGCTGGAAGCTGCCATTGCGGACCGCCTCAAGCGCAAAGAGCAGGTCATTCTACTGCAGAACCGGCGCGGTTATGCCCCTGTCATCGGCTGCAACGACTGCGGGTACACGGAAACCTGTCCCCACTGTGCAGTCCTGTTTACTTATCACAAGTCAAGCGGCCGGCTCACGTGTCACTTCTGCGGCGCCACAGCGCCGGGGCCAGAAGTGTGCCCCGACTGTGGCAGCCCCCATATTTATCTCCACGGGGTAGGCACCGAAAAGGTGCAGGAGCGGGTGCAGCAGCTCTTTCCCCAGGCCCGGATATTGCGCCTGGACGCCGATACCACCCGTCGGCGTGGCGCCATTTACGAACAGCTCGAGTCGTTTGCCGCCGGTGAACGGGACATATTGGTGGGGACGCAGATGATCGCCAAGGGCCTGGACTTCGAGAACGTCACCCTGGTTGGGGTAGTCAATGGAGATACGGCGCTCTTCCTGCCTGATTTCCGTGCTGGTGAACGAACTTTCCAGCTGGTCTATCAGGTGTGCGGACGGGCGGGGCGCCGCCGGGAGAAACCGGGCGAGGCCATCATTCAAACCGACCATCCAGACGACATCATCATTAAGGCCGCTGCCCGGCTTGATGTCCGCCGCTTCTATAATCAAGTCATGGCCGAGCGCAAGGAGCTGCTGTATCCGCCCTTCTCCCGACTCGTCCGGCTGCTGCTACAAGGCAAGCGTGAGGCCCAGGTTTGGCAGCGGGCCCGGGACCTGCGCAGCCGCCTGACGCCCCTGCCGGGGGGCATCTCTCTGCTGGGTCCGGCGTCCGCGCCGTACGAGCGCTTACGGGGAGTCTGGCGCGTACATTTGCTGCTCAAGTCCAGCCGCGCGACAGACCCTGGCGGCAAGCGCCTACATCAGCTGGTCGCCAGCCGTATCCCGCAGTCGTGGTTGGAGCGTAGTCACCAAGGCGTGCGCTTGAAGCTGGACGTCGACCCGGTGGCCCTCCTGTGA
- the rpsF gene encoding 30S ribosomal protein S6 gives MRYYEAIYIVHPNIEHEELDKLIGNTKASVEKRNREILYVENLGKKRLAYPIQKQRFGTYIMLQFRGDGAGNARLNQDLELEEKILAHMIVRIEEDEVREARKEEPESKPEGAVEKSPQKPKDVEPSEGKQVKAVEPDAPAEVDESAGVDGSPPPEKENPEPEGTE, from the coding sequence TTGAGATATTACGAAGCCATTTACATTGTGCACCCCAACATTGAGCATGAAGAATTGGACAAACTCATTGGAAACACCAAGGCATCGGTGGAAAAGCGCAATCGGGAAATCCTTTACGTGGAAAACCTGGGCAAAAAGCGCTTGGCATACCCGATCCAAAAGCAGAGATTTGGGACCTATATCATGCTGCAGTTTCGTGGTGATGGCGCTGGCAATGCGCGCCTGAATCAGGATTTGGAACTGGAGGAGAAGATTCTGGCCCACATGATAGTAAGGATTGAAGAGGATGAGGTAAGAGAGGCCCGGAAGGAAGAACCGGAAAGCAAGCCCGAGGGTGCGGTGGAAAAGAGTCCCCAGAAGCCCAAAGATGTTGAACCCAGCGAGGGTAAGCAAGTTAAAGCCGTGGAGCCTGATGCTCCCGCTGAAGTGGATGAGTCTGCCGGCGTCGACGGGAGTCCCCCTCCGGAAAAGGAGAATCCGGAACCGGAGGGAACGGAATGA
- a CDS encoding glutaredoxin: protein MARINMYVTTWCPYCAQAKQLLRSLGASWEETNIDQMGMTRAELAGLTGGYTVPQIVINGQPIGGFDDLYALNVSGQLQDLLQD from the coding sequence ATGGCCCGAATCAACATGTACGTCACGACCTGGTGTCCCTACTGTGCACAGGCCAAGCAATTGCTCCGATCCCTGGGTGCATCGTGGGAGGAGACCAACATTGACCAGATGGGGATGACGCGGGCGGAGCTCGCCGGGTTAACCGGCGGATATACCGTACCACAGATTGTCATCAATGGCCAGCCTATTGGCGGGTTTGACGACCTGTACGCGCTGAATGTGTCCGGCCAATTGCAGGATCTGCTCCAGGACTGA
- a CDS encoding 50S ribosomal protein L9 translates to MEIILTQDVDSLGPVGQVLQVAPGYARNYLFPKGLALRATPANLRKLEEAARLAANRELRERAELGKLADKLAKTELTAQVTVGDDDKVFGSVTSQNIADLLAEKGYDLSRRDINLEEPIKALGQYDVEVKLGHGVTGSVKVWVVRE, encoded by the coding sequence ATGGAGATTATCTTGACCCAGGACGTGGATTCGCTGGGGCCCGTGGGGCAGGTTCTGCAAGTCGCTCCGGGCTACGCCCGAAATTACCTGTTTCCCAAGGGGCTGGCCCTACGCGCGACTCCGGCCAATCTCCGCAAGCTGGAGGAAGCCGCCCGACTGGCCGCCAACCGTGAGCTACGGGAGCGGGCGGAACTGGGCAAGCTGGCTGACAAGCTGGCGAAGACCGAGCTGACCGCGCAAGTCACGGTAGGCGACGACGACAAAGTCTTTGGCTCGGTCACCTCCCAGAATATTGCCGACCTGCTGGCCGAGAAGGGCTATGATTTAAGTCGGCGCGACATCAACCTCGAGGAGCCCATCAAGGCGCTGGGACAGTACGATGTGGAAGTCAAACTGGGGCACGGCGTTACCGGTAGCGTAAAAGTGTGGGTGGTGCGGGAGTAG